From Ruminococcus sp. HUN007, a single genomic window includes:
- a CDS encoding ATP-binding cassette domain-containing protein, translated as MDYFIETNELTKNYRGKTAVDKVSLHVKKGEIYGLIGKNGAGKTTCMKMLAGLVRPDGGDIIKHPGKGSILKTGCLIENPGLYYDMTAAGNLKCKCLLEGCWSKEYADSLLRFADIADTGKKKASQFSLGMKQRLGIAMALAGDPEFLILDEPINGLDPQGILQMRNLFTKLRDEKKVTIMISSHILSELDKVADTVGIINNGKLIREVDEELLRLGACLEITTPDAEKAAEALRKSFSNEIKTAGDRTIQVFGAETEDEVIAINKCVAESAGLIGSKRTGSDLESVYIDIMDENGVKTDDGIN; from the coding sequence ATGGATTATTTTATAGAAACAAACGAACTTACAAAAAACTACAGGGGCAAAACCGCTGTGGATAAGGTTTCGCTTCATGTGAAAAAGGGCGAAATATACGGCCTTATCGGCAAAAACGGTGCCGGAAAGACCACGTGCATGAAAATGCTGGCCGGACTTGTACGCCCTGACGGCGGTGATATAATCAAACACCCCGGCAAAGGCAGTATACTTAAAACGGGCTGCCTTATTGAAAATCCGGGTCTTTACTACGACATGACAGCAGCCGGGAACCTTAAGTGCAAGTGCCTGCTCGAAGGATGCTGGAGTAAGGAGTATGCCGATTCGCTGCTCCGGTTTGCCGACATTGCAGACACCGGAAAAAAGAAGGCCAGTCAGTTTTCACTCGGAATGAAGCAGAGACTCGGTATCGCCATGGCTCTGGCCGGAGACCCTGAGTTTCTCATACTCGACGAACCGATAAACGGACTCGATCCGCAGGGAATACTGCAGATGCGTAATCTTTTTACAAAGCTCCGTGACGAGAAAAAAGTGACTATCATGATATCGAGCCACATATTAAGCGAGCTTGACAAGGTGGCCGATACGGTCGGTATAATCAATAACGGAAAGCTCATCAGAGAGGTGGACGAGGAGCTCCTCAGACTCGGTGCCTGTCTCGAAATAACCACACCGGATGCAGAAAAGGCAGCCGAAGCGTTAAGGAAATCCTTCAGCAATGAAATAAAGACGGCCGGTGACCGGACAATACAGGTGTTCGGAGCGGAAACCGAGGACGAGGTCATCGCGATAAATAAATGCGTGGCTGAAAGCGCGGGACTTATCGGATCGAAACGAACCGGTTCCGATCTTGAATCGGTTTATATTGATATTATGGATGAAAACGGGGTGAAGACAGATGACGGGATTAATTAA